The Deltaproteobacteria bacterium genome window below encodes:
- a CDS encoding glutathione S-transferase family protein, translated as MPLALYGHPFSSYTQKALVALYENRTPFEYRAFGEQHPEYTAQWLERWPLRRFPLLVDGDRDVVETTIIIEYLQLAHPGPMQLLPAEPMAALEVRFMDRFFDLHVMEAMQVAVDSSLGRLPTQREEGHAIARERLERAYAWLERRLAGHAWAVGDDFTLADCAAAPSLFYADWVHPIGEGYPNLRAYRQRLLARPSFARAVEAARPYRPLFPLGAPDRD; from the coding sequence ATGCCGCTCGCGCTCTACGGCCACCCCTTCTCCTCGTACACGCAGAAGGCCCTGGTCGCGCTCTACGAAAACCGCACGCCCTTCGAGTACCGCGCCTTCGGCGAGCAGCACCCCGAGTACACCGCGCAGTGGCTGGAGCGATGGCCGCTGCGACGGTTCCCGCTGCTGGTCGACGGCGATCGCGACGTGGTCGAGACCACCATCATCATCGAGTACCTGCAGCTCGCGCATCCCGGGCCGATGCAGCTGCTGCCGGCCGAGCCGATGGCCGCGCTCGAGGTGCGCTTCATGGATCGCTTCTTCGACCTGCACGTGATGGAGGCGATGCAGGTCGCGGTCGACAGCTCACTCGGCCGGCTGCCGACCCAGCGCGAGGAGGGCCACGCGATTGCGCGCGAGCGACTCGAGCGCGCCTACGCCTGGCTCGAACGTCGCCTCGCCGGCCACGCGTGGGCGGTGGGCGACGACTTCACGCTGGCCGACTGCGCCGCCGCGCCGTCGCTCTTCTACGCCGACTGGGTGCACCCCATCGGCGAGGGCTACCCGAACCTGCGGGCGTATCGCCAGCGGCTGCTCGCGCGGCCGTCGTTCGCCCGCGCGGTCGAGGCGGCGCGACCGTACCGCCCGCTGTTCCCGCTCGGCGCGCCGGACCGCGACTGA
- a CDS encoding serine/threonine protein kinase gives MSTTASTSAAETNVGGRYVLGRRIGEGGLGIVFEAVDLTTRREVAIKLMRARDGREPPALRSDREAWMTAAVQHPHVVEVIDAGPLSGGGSFIAMELLRGRTLREELNAHGPLPGRWVAAVMAGVIDALASAHEAGIVHRDLKPDNVMLTTRGGLLHAKLLDFGLAAPVTDPVAMPRLTAVGTMLGTIAYMAPEQVVGLPPTAALDVYALGVVLHELLTGVLPYDDRGDASLLYDKTLGVVRLDALDAVVEGAAWRALIEPMLALDPLLRPAVGTIAAAIEVLAGADAAQQPSAVPTCSPRERRATAPRSHGPVRRRLAIVTLARAWLGGLTALGRSKLGATARAIPSDDGA, from the coding sequence GTGAGCACCACCGCGAGCACCTCCGCCGCCGAGACCAACGTCGGCGGTCGCTATGTCCTGGGTCGACGCATCGGTGAGGGCGGCCTCGGCATCGTGTTCGAGGCGGTCGACCTCACCACCCGCCGCGAGGTGGCGATCAAGTTGATGCGTGCCCGCGATGGGCGCGAGCCGCCCGCGCTGCGCAGCGATCGCGAGGCGTGGATGACTGCCGCGGTGCAACACCCCCACGTCGTCGAGGTGATCGACGCGGGCCCGCTGTCCGGCGGCGGCAGCTTCATCGCGATGGAGCTGCTGCGCGGCCGTACCCTGCGGGAGGAGCTGAATGCCCACGGCCCCCTGCCGGGCCGGTGGGTCGCTGCGGTCATGGCGGGCGTGATCGATGCGCTCGCGAGCGCGCACGAGGCCGGCATCGTGCACCGCGACCTCAAGCCCGACAACGTCATGCTCACCACGCGCGGCGGGCTCCTGCACGCCAAGCTGCTCGACTTCGGGTTGGCGGCGCCGGTCACCGACCCGGTCGCGATGCCGCGGCTCACCGCGGTCGGCACCATGCTCGGCACCATCGCGTACATGGCCCCGGAGCAGGTGGTCGGGCTGCCGCCGACCGCCGCGCTCGATGTGTACGCGCTCGGCGTGGTGCTGCACGAGCTGCTCACGGGGGTCCTGCCCTACGACGACCGCGGTGACGCCAGCCTGCTGTACGACAAGACCCTCGGCGTGGTGCGCCTCGATGCGCTCGACGCCGTCGTCGAAGGTGCGGCGTGGCGGGCGTTGATCGAGCCGATGCTGGCGCTCGATCCATTGCTGCGCCCGGCAGTCGGGACCATCGCGGCGGCGATCGAGGTGCTCGCCGGGGCCGACGCCGCGCAGCAGCCCAGCGCCGTGCCCACGTGCTCGCCGCGCGAGCGTCGAGCCACCGCGCCGCGCTCGCATGGCCCCGTGCGCCGCAGGCTCGCGATCGTGACGCTCGCGCGGGCGTGGCTGGGCGGGCTCACTGCCCTGGGGCGGAGCAAGCTGGGCGCGACCGCACGCGCGATCCCCAGCGACGACGGTGCCTGA
- a CDS encoding protein kinase: MSAIQSSASIEVGCPGVDTILAYVDRVLDAASCERIELHVDGCPACAAVIAHAVREQSSGARVAVVASTRGGPESSSSWSQQPLPLRVGRYVVLQCIGRGGMGVVCAAFDPRLQRSVAVKLLRPDRDDPGAAARLRREARALAALAHPNVVAVFECGALEDRDGEYLVMELIHGETLRSWCARTRPRVAAVIEAYVAAARGLGASHAAGLVHRDFKPDNVLVGRDGRVCVTDFGLARTIAAPTVAGASKPGSSDADASTLAGTPTYMAPEQRDGGVVGPASDQYALCVSLWEAIAGAGPSPGHARRLPKRLRTVLERGLEPDPAQRWPDMAALVAALQRARRLPRALVVTAVLGVAALALGVRAEATAPAPSMVAVDCAAAGHHLDAVWSVDRRATIAAMVARAEAPAVLEGLDAWVDRWRRRAATACADTPALLAADGCLATAVVQLDTMLGVLERAESLDHHLRAAVRDLPAPEACSEHPTATVAVADAAAVREAIAQAAALVQVHRFDGARSVAAQAVALAEASDEGLWAEALAEQALVLHAAGDFVGEGVAAQQAYLHAEAVGLDALAAAVATHRVFTCAQVENRYDDAEAWSRHAESAIARMPAALRPLPTARLALAQAHIAAGAGRIDDALAAVSLAIERLEPRGDVPASELAGAYNDRGTLLVERDPGAALAAFEQALDLVRSHYGEDHPRVAMLMSNVAGVHYYSGEVALAVEGFDAAVHRLEAVLGQGHHDVAGAYINLSLAQDSLGDHVAAASSMARGLEILTRTLGAEHPDVALAQIDLGAFDLRAGDIDTAERRFRDALGTLERTVGPHHLYCTNALEGLARVAELRGWPAQAVPLRERALAIALREQLGPPELTAARVSLADAQLAAGDGAGARRSIELARAALAEAADTLDDATRDELEAVLRAWPDDEVNAPRGGSD, translated from the coding sequence GTGAGCGCAATCCAATCGTCCGCGAGCATCGAGGTCGGGTGTCCTGGGGTCGATACGATCCTCGCGTACGTCGACCGCGTGCTCGATGCGGCGAGCTGCGAGCGCATCGAGCTGCACGTCGACGGCTGCCCGGCGTGCGCGGCGGTGATCGCCCACGCCGTGCGGGAGCAGAGCTCTGGCGCCCGGGTTGCCGTCGTGGCCTCGACCCGTGGCGGACCCGAGTCGTCGTCGTCGTGGTCACAGCAGCCGCTGCCGCTGCGGGTCGGTCGCTACGTGGTGCTGCAGTGCATCGGCCGCGGCGGCATGGGGGTGGTGTGCGCCGCGTTCGATCCGCGGCTGCAGCGAAGCGTCGCCGTGAAGCTGCTGCGGCCCGATCGCGACGACCCAGGCGCGGCTGCACGGCTGCGCCGCGAGGCGCGGGCACTGGCGGCGCTGGCCCACCCCAACGTGGTGGCGGTGTTCGAGTGCGGTGCGCTCGAGGACCGCGATGGCGAGTACCTGGTGATGGAGCTCATCCACGGCGAGACGCTGCGCAGCTGGTGCGCGCGCACGAGGCCCCGCGTCGCCGCGGTGATCGAGGCCTACGTCGCGGCGGCGCGCGGGCTCGGGGCGTCCCACGCCGCCGGCCTCGTGCATCGCGACTTCAAGCCCGACAACGTGCTCGTCGGTCGCGACGGGCGCGTGTGCGTGACCGACTTCGGCCTCGCGCGCACCATCGCAGCGCCGACGGTCGCCGGTGCCTCGAAGCCGGGCAGCAGCGATGCCGACGCGTCGACGCTCGCCGGCACGCCGACGTACATGGCGCCCGAGCAGCGCGACGGCGGCGTCGTCGGACCCGCGAGTGATCAATACGCGTTGTGCGTGTCGTTGTGGGAGGCGATCGCCGGCGCCGGTCCGAGCCCGGGCCACGCCCGCCGGCTGCCCAAGCGCCTGCGCACGGTGCTCGAGCGCGGGCTCGAGCCCGACCCCGCGCAACGGTGGCCCGACATGGCGGCGTTGGTGGCCGCCCTGCAGCGTGCGCGTCGTCTGCCGCGCGCGCTCGTCGTCACCGCGGTGCTCGGCGTGGCCGCGCTGGCGCTCGGCGTGCGAGCGGAGGCCACCGCACCTGCGCCGTCGATGGTCGCGGTCGATTGCGCGGCGGCGGGTCATCACCTCGATGCAGTCTGGAGCGTCGATCGTCGCGCCACGATCGCCGCCATGGTGGCGCGTGCCGAGGCGCCCGCGGTGCTCGAGGGGCTCGACGCGTGGGTCGATCGCTGGCGACGCCGGGCCGCGACCGCCTGCGCCGACACGCCGGCGCTGCTGGCCGCCGACGGCTGCCTCGCGACCGCGGTGGTCCAGCTCGACACCATGCTCGGCGTGCTCGAGCGCGCCGAGAGCCTCGATCACCACCTGCGCGCGGCGGTCCGCGATCTGCCGGCACCGGAGGCCTGCAGCGAGCACCCAACCGCGACGGTTGCGGTCGCCGACGCGGCCGCCGTGCGCGAGGCGATCGCCCAGGCGGCCGCGCTCGTGCAGGTGCACCGCTTCGACGGCGCGCGTTCGGTCGCGGCGCAGGCGGTGGCGCTCGCGGAGGCCAGCGACGAGGGCCTGTGGGCGGAGGCGCTGGCCGAACAGGCGCTGGTGCTGCATGCCGCGGGCGACTTCGTCGGCGAGGGGGTCGCGGCACAGCAGGCCTACCTGCACGCCGAGGCGGTCGGTCTCGATGCGCTCGCGGCCGCGGTCGCGACCCATCGGGTCTTCACCTGCGCCCAGGTCGAGAACCGCTACGACGACGCCGAGGCGTGGTCGCGGCACGCCGAGTCCGCGATCGCGCGGATGCCCGCTGCCTTGCGCCCGCTGCCGACCGCCCGACTCGCGCTCGCGCAGGCCCACATCGCGGCGGGGGCCGGGCGCATCGACGACGCGCTGGCCGCGGTGTCGCTGGCGATCGAACGCCTGGAGCCGCGCGGCGACGTGCCGGCCTCGGAACTCGCGGGCGCCTACAACGATCGCGGCACCTTGCTGGTCGAGCGCGATCCGGGTGCTGCGCTCGCCGCCTTCGAACAGGCGCTCGACCTCGTGCGATCGCACTACGGCGAGGACCACCCCCGCGTCGCGATGCTGATGAGCAACGTCGCGGGCGTGCACTACTACAGCGGCGAGGTGGCGCTCGCCGTCGAGGGCTTCGACGCGGCCGTCCATCGACTCGAGGCGGTGCTCGGTCAGGGGCACCACGATGTCGCCGGCGCCTACATCAACCTCTCGCTGGCCCAGGACAGCCTGGGTGACCACGTGGCCGCGGCGAGCTCGATGGCGCGGGGCCTCGAGATCCTCACGCGCACGCTCGGCGCCGAGCATCCCGACGTCGCGCTCGCGCAGATCGACCTGGGCGCGTTCGACCTCCGGGCAGGCGACATCGACACCGCCGAGCGGCGCTTCCGCGACGCGCTCGGCACCCTCGAGCGCACCGTGGGCCCGCACCACCTCTACTGCACCAACGCGCTCGAGGGCCTCGCGCGTGTCGCCGAGCTGCGCGGGTGGCCGGCGCAGGCGGTGCCGCTGCGCGAGCGCGCGCTGGCGATCGCGCTGCGCGAACAGCTCGGCCCGCCAGAGCTGACCGCCGCGCGGGTGTCGTTGGCGGATGCGCAGCTCGCCGCGGGCGACGGCGCGGGCGCGCGCCGGAGCATCGAACTCGCCCGTGCCGCGCTCGCCGAGGCCGCCGACACCCTCGACGACGCCACACGAGACGAACTCGAGGCGGTGCTGCGCGCGTGGCCCGACGACGAAGTCAACGCCCCGCGCGGAGGATCCGACTGA
- a CDS encoding sigma-54-dependent Fis family transcriptional regulator codes for MAQLLIVDDDPLMRRGLERSVRGQGYAVTLADGLASAMRALTQQNFDIVLLDLHLGDGYGTDLLTSLGQRTHPPAVVMLSGESAFDHTARAIQYGACEFLLKPFDHDELIDALEQALAGRGAASQPAESSPVLAPPSLVGTSPRMRSLYKDIARVARTDVSVMITGETGTGKELVARALHEWSARRERPFVAVNCAALSSGLLEAELFGASRGAFTGALQDRPGRIEAADGGTLFLDEIGELDLALQPKLLRVLQERCFERVGETRARTFDVRVVAATNRDLGDEIAGGSFRADLFHRLDAVSLQLPPLRERGEDLAPLCADLLLRIGHELGIANPTLDPAALPRLRAHTWPGNVRELRNVLQRALVLSGSGVVDERALDRIEFAPPPDDDAGRVALDPRRDGPPTLAQLEREHIQRVLADTGWHKRRACALLGISRPTLDRKIRTYRLTPGVS; via the coding sequence GTGGCACAGCTGCTGATCGTCGATGACGACCCGCTCATGCGACGCGGGCTCGAACGCTCGGTGCGGGGCCAGGGCTACGCCGTCACCCTCGCCGACGGCCTCGCGTCGGCCATGCGTGCACTGACGCAGCAGAACTTCGACATCGTGCTGCTCGATCTCCACCTCGGCGACGGCTACGGCACCGATCTGCTGACCAGCCTGGGCCAGCGCACGCACCCGCCGGCGGTGGTGATGCTGAGCGGTGAGTCGGCATTCGATCACACCGCCCGCGCGATCCAGTACGGCGCGTGCGAGTTCCTGCTCAAGCCGTTCGATCACGACGAGCTCATCGACGCACTCGAGCAGGCGCTGGCCGGCCGCGGGGCCGCGTCGCAGCCCGCCGAGTCGTCGCCGGTGTTGGCCCCACCGAGCCTGGTCGGCACCAGCCCGCGCATGCGCAGCCTCTACAAGGACATCGCCCGGGTCGCGCGCACCGACGTGAGCGTGATGATCACCGGCGAGACCGGCACCGGCAAGGAGCTGGTCGCACGCGCGCTGCACGAGTGGAGTGCACGGCGCGAGCGACCGTTCGTGGCCGTGAACTGTGCCGCGCTGTCGAGCGGCCTGCTCGAGGCCGAGCTGTTTGGTGCGTCGCGGGGGGCCTTCACCGGCGCGCTGCAGGATCGCCCCGGTCGCATCGAGGCCGCCGACGGCGGCACGCTGTTCCTCGACGAGATCGGTGAGCTCGACCTCGCGCTGCAGCCGAAGCTGCTGCGCGTGCTGCAGGAGCGCTGCTTCGAGCGCGTGGGCGAGACGCGTGCGCGGACCTTCGACGTGCGCGTGGTCGCGGCGACCAATCGCGACCTCGGCGACGAGATCGCCGGCGGCAGCTTCCGCGCCGACCTGTTCCACCGCCTCGACGCGGTGTCGCTGCAGCTGCCGCCCCTGCGCGAGCGCGGCGAGGACCTGGCGCCGCTGTGTGCGGACCTGTTGCTGCGCATCGGTCACGAGCTCGGCATCGCGAATCCGACCCTCGACCCCGCGGCACTGCCCCGGCTGCGCGCGCACACCTGGCCCGGCAACGTCCGCGAGCTCCGCAACGTGCTGCAGCGCGCGCTGGTGCTGTCGGGCAGCGGCGTGGTCGACGAGCGTGCGCTCGACCGCATCGAGTTCGCGCCGCCCCCGGACGACGACGCAGGGCGGGTCGCGCTCGATCCCCGGCGCGACGGCCCGCCGACGCTCGCGCAGCTCGAGCGCGAGCACATCCAGCGCGTGCTGGCCGACACCGGCTGGCACAAGCGACGCGCATGCGCGCTGCTGGGGATCTCGCGGCCGACGCTGGACCGGAAGATCCGCACCTACCGACTCACGCCCGGCGTGTCCTAG
- a CDS encoding PD40 domain-containing protein, protein MLTTSLAACGVEAPGAIASLGGEADAGIVPGDTDGSDTKGSGDDGEVEVVSIEIEPANAVIEIVQGVLPPALPFAAHGVTAEGERVPLSGTWGFDRPDLATFDGAGLAATGLAGGTGTVRFAASAGEAETLASIRLVLVDDPEGVGPGVAQAFDDAVLPDPALELAYPYDRTVFPRGLAAPQLMWNGGGAGDVYRVRLVANTFDFTGYATSPPPSRYTMPSVPQDVWRTLTDSVVGDVTLELQRHDGTQAYLPRAQTWTLSTANLRGSIYYWAVNLGDVVRIRPGESAPSTFLEKQPGQCVACHSVSRDGSTIVASRDGGASPWSVFDATTGLSLMGSSQSSGFQAISPEGDYVLWRQWQDETFTPTSMLLSWAGDDVPLATLEAPGGTPVHPAWAPDGHTVAFGVRSDGNGLDFTHSSLWLADVDVDTPQFSNLRQVVSEDATRPTITYPTFSPDSQWIAFGRATASRTRGADGELWLVDTAGETALLLAAANGGDAVPASQRHASYEPTFSPVAAGGYFWLVFVSERAYGNLLVDEDPTTRRKQLWVTAIDASPTAGGDPSHPAFWLPGQSPDDHNMRGSWALSPCKALGASCEAGYECCEGFCIYDEASGGNVCGEPQSCAQQDDACESAADCCDDDAVCIGGFCSQPFIP, encoded by the coding sequence ATGCTCACGACCTCGCTCGCCGCCTGCGGGGTCGAAGCGCCGGGTGCGATCGCGAGCCTCGGGGGGGAGGCCGATGCTGGCATCGTGCCGGGCGACACCGACGGATCCGACACGAAGGGCAGCGGCGACGACGGCGAGGTCGAGGTGGTGTCGATCGAGATCGAGCCCGCCAACGCGGTGATCGAGATCGTGCAAGGCGTGCTGCCGCCGGCGCTGCCGTTCGCCGCCCATGGCGTCACCGCCGAGGGCGAGCGCGTGCCGCTGTCGGGCACGTGGGGGTTCGATCGCCCCGACCTCGCGACCTTCGACGGCGCGGGGTTGGCCGCGACGGGTCTGGCCGGCGGCACCGGCACCGTGCGCTTCGCGGCGTCCGCGGGTGAGGCCGAGACCCTCGCGAGCATCCGGCTGGTGCTGGTCGACGACCCCGAGGGCGTGGGCCCCGGCGTCGCGCAGGCGTTCGACGACGCGGTGCTGCCCGATCCCGCACTCGAGCTGGCGTATCCCTACGATCGCACCGTGTTCCCGCGGGGTCTCGCAGCCCCGCAGCTGATGTGGAACGGCGGCGGTGCGGGCGACGTGTACCGCGTGCGCCTGGTCGCCAATACCTTCGACTTCACCGGCTACGCCACCTCGCCGCCGCCGTCGCGCTACACCATGCCGAGCGTGCCGCAGGACGTATGGCGCACGCTGACCGACTCGGTGGTCGGCGACGTGACGCTCGAGCTGCAGCGGCACGACGGCACCCAGGCCTATCTGCCACGCGCGCAGACCTGGACGCTGTCGACCGCCAACCTCCGCGGCTCGATCTACTACTGGGCCGTCAACCTCGGCGACGTCGTGCGCATCCGACCCGGCGAGTCGGCGCCCAGCACCTTCCTGGAGAAGCAGCCGGGCCAGTGCGTCGCCTGCCACAGCGTCTCGCGCGACGGCAGCACCATCGTCGCGTCGCGTGACGGCGGCGCCAGCCCGTGGTCGGTGTTCGACGCGACCACCGGCCTGTCGCTGATGGGATCGTCGCAATCGTCGGGCTTCCAGGCGATCTCGCCCGAAGGCGACTACGTGCTGTGGCGACAGTGGCAGGACGAGACCTTCACGCCGACCTCGATGCTGCTGAGCTGGGCGGGCGACGACGTGCCGCTGGCAACGCTCGAGGCCCCCGGCGGCACGCCGGTGCACCCGGCGTGGGCCCCCGACGGCCACACCGTCGCGTTCGGCGTGCGCAGCGACGGCAACGGCCTCGACTTCACCCACTCGTCGCTGTGGCTGGCCGACGTCGACGTCGACACCCCGCAGTTCTCCAACCTGCGGCAGGTCGTCAGCGAGGACGCGACGCGGCCGACGATCACGTATCCGACGTTCTCGCCCGACTCGCAGTGGATCGCATTCGGTCGTGCGACCGCGTCGCGCACCCGCGGTGCCGACGGTGAGCTGTGGCTGGTCGACACCGCGGGCGAGACGGCGCTGTTGCTGGCGGCTGCCAACGGCGGCGACGCGGTGCCGGCCTCACAGCGTCACGCCAGCTACGAGCCAACCTTCTCGCCGGTCGCCGCGGGCGGTTACTTCTGGCTGGTGTTCGTCTCGGAGCGGGCCTACGGCAACCTGTTGGTCGACGAAGATCCGACCACCCGGCGCAAGCAGCTGTGGGTCACCGCGATCGATGCGAGCCCGACCGCCGGCGGTGACCCCAGCCACCCGGCGTTCTGGCTGCCCGGGCAATCGCCCGACGATCACAACATGCGCGGTAGCTGGGCGCTCAGCCCCTGCAAGGCGCTCGGCGCCTCGTGCGAGGCGGGCTACGAGTGCTGCGAGGGCTTCTGCATCTACGACGAGGCTTCGGGCGGCAACGTCTGCGGCGAGCCGCAGTCGTGCGCGCAGCAGGACGACGCGTGCGAGAGCGCGGCCGATTGCTGCGACGACGACGCGGTGTGTATCGGCGGCTTCTGCTCGCAGCCGTTCATCCCATGA
- a CDS encoding helix-turn-helix transcriptional regulator → MPTHCILQVEASAVPPTRRSGCPINLTLEQLGDRWSLIVIRDLMFGNRRSYGELLDRSEEGIASNILADRLKRLVGAKLLSRRTDPAHAQRGIYSLTEAAIELLPLLVHMGAWGVRHTRPSRALSVRAQILAQGGPPLWAAFMDELRHLHLGARPPAHSVFAELQAAYEAAMAGRRSSAATAARAGPRAAYPRREAAPRPARTRRA, encoded by the coding sequence ATGCCGACTCATTGCATCTTGCAAGTGGAAGCGAGCGCTGTGCCCCCGACCCGTCGATCTGGCTGCCCCATCAACCTCACCCTCGAGCAGCTCGGCGATCGGTGGAGCCTGATCGTCATCCGCGACCTCATGTTCGGCAACCGCCGCAGCTACGGCGAGCTGCTCGACCGCAGCGAGGAGGGCATCGCCTCCAACATCCTTGCCGACCGGCTCAAGCGCCTGGTCGGGGCGAAGTTGCTCTCGCGGCGCACCGATCCCGCGCACGCGCAGCGAGGCATCTACAGTCTCACCGAGGCTGCGATCGAGCTGCTGCCGCTGCTCGTTCACATGGGCGCATGGGGCGTGCGGCACACCCGACCCAGCCGTGCGCTCTCGGTGCGCGCGCAGATCCTCGCGCAGGGCGGGCCGCCGCTGTGGGCGGCGTTCATGGACGAGCTCCGCCACCTCCACCTCGGCGCACGGCCGCCCGCGCACTCGGTGTTTGCCGAGCTGCAGGCCGCGTACGAGGCGGCGATGGCGGGACGTCGGTCGTCCGCCGCGACGGCAGCGCGCGCAGGTCCGAGGGCGGCGTACCCCCGGCGCGAGGCGGCGCCGCGGCCGGCTAGGACACGCCGGGCGTGA
- the purF gene encoding amidophosphoribosyltransferase, which yields MCGFVGIVSSSAVAPEIHIALQALQHRGQDCAGIATMRGDGHEFFAHRGLGQVSYAFPPEALATLEGPVGLGHVRYPTIGRGLLRDAQPFFFRQPGVLMAHNGNITNFRELKDSLRERSIHLLSQCDVEPVMCEFADALNLARRSGHTIDDAMAALGEVRKRVRGSYSIVAALMLDGKPTLLVFRDPNGIRPAVLGRRGAGPETAWICASETVALDVLGFERQEEPSPGEALFLRAGEPVIRRALPQAERTPCVFEHIYFARPDSIIDERGVYQSRLALGRALAERITAKGIVADVVVPVPDTARPAAAAMAEALGWPLREGFIKNRYSGRTFIMPDALTRISALRLKLNPLRSEIEGRRVLLVDDSIVRGTTLKRVNALLREAGAASVHLAIHAPPVLHPCFFGIDMSTEEELFARRFAGDLAALERDAAAALEVESLTYLPIEAMDAALPGPRCAACFDGKYPQRVDLGDRSSIVADRRGRDGAA from the coding sequence ATGTGTGGCTTCGTCGGCATCGTTTCGTCGTCTGCGGTCGCGCCCGAGATCCACATCGCGTTGCAGGCGCTGCAGCACCGCGGGCAGGACTGCGCCGGCATCGCGACCATGCGCGGCGACGGTCACGAGTTCTTCGCCCATCGCGGGCTCGGTCAGGTCTCGTACGCGTTCCCGCCCGAGGCCCTCGCGACGCTGGAGGGCCCGGTGGGCTTGGGCCACGTGCGCTACCCGACCATCGGTCGCGGGCTGCTGCGCGACGCGCAGCCGTTCTTCTTTCGCCAGCCCGGCGTGCTGATGGCGCACAACGGCAACATCACGAACTTCCGCGAGCTCAAGGACTCGCTGCGCGAGCGCTCGATCCACCTGCTCTCGCAGTGCGACGTCGAGCCGGTGATGTGCGAGTTCGCCGACGCGCTGAACCTCGCGCGGCGCTCGGGCCACACCATCGACGACGCGATGGCCGCGCTCGGCGAGGTCCGCAAGCGCGTCCGCGGCAGCTACTCGATCGTCGCGGCACTGATGCTCGACGGCAAGCCGACGCTGCTGGTGTTCCGCGATCCCAATGGCATCCGGCCGGCGGTGCTCGGACGGCGCGGCGCCGGGCCCGAGACCGCCTGGATCTGCGCCAGCGAGACCGTCGCGCTGGACGTGCTGGGCTTCGAGCGACAGGAGGAGCCCAGCCCCGGCGAGGCGTTGTTCCTGCGCGCCGGTGAGCCGGTGATCCGCCGCGCGCTGCCGCAGGCCGAGCGGACCCCGTGCGTGTTCGAGCACATCTACTTCGCGCGACCCGACTCGATCATCGACGAGCGCGGGGTGTACCAGTCGCGCCTGGCCCTCGGCCGCGCGCTCGCGGAGCGCATCACCGCCAAGGGTATCGTCGCCGACGTGGTGGTGCCGGTGCCCGACACCGCGCGACCTGCCGCCGCGGCGATGGCCGAGGCGCTGGGCTGGCCCCTGCGCGAGGGCTTCATCAAGAATCGCTACAGCGGTCGGACCTTCATCATGCCCGACGCGCTCACGCGGATCTCGGCGCTGCGGCTCAAGCTCAACCCGCTGCGGTCGGAGATCGAGGGGCGCCGCGTGCTGTTGGTCGACGACTCCATCGTTCGCGGCACCACGCTCAAGCGCGTCAACGCGCTGCTGCGGGAGGCCGGCGCGGCCTCGGTGCACCTCGCCATCCACGCGCCGCCGGTGCTGCACCCGTGCTTCTTCGGCATCGACATGTCGACCGAGGAGGAGCTGTTCGCCCGGCGCTTCGCCGGCGACCTCGCGGCGCTCGAGCGCGACGCCGCGGCGGCGCTCGAGGTCGAGTCGCTGACGTACCTGCCGATCGAGGCCATGGACGCCGCGCTGCCCGGTCCGCGCTGCGCCGCCTGCTTCGACGGCAAGTACCCGCAGCGGGTCGATCTCGGCGATCGCAGCAGCATCGTCGCCGATCGACGCGGGCGCGACGGCGCTGCCTGA